The Mariluticola halotolerans nucleotide sequence ACAAAGACGAAGAGGCCCCCGAGGGCAAACAACCAGTATTCGGGCAATATGCCGGTGAACCACGATTTGCCGGCATTGACGAGAATGGCCCCGATAATCGGGCCGATCAGGGTGCCGCGCCCGCCAACAGCGGTCCAGATGACGATTTCGATGGAATTGGCGGGGGCGAATTCGCCGGGATTGATAATGCCGACCTGCGGCACATAAAGCGCTCCGGCAATGCCCGCGATAATGGCGGAAACGATGAAGGCGAACAGTTTCATGTTGTCGACGCGATAGCCGAGAAAACGGGTGCGGCTTTCCGCATCGCGAATGGCGACCATGACCTTGCCGAGCTTGGAACGGACGATCGCCGAGCAGACCAGAAAGGCCAGCGCCAGCGCGATGGCCGAGGCGGCGAACAGGGCCGCGCGGGTGCCCCCGGACTGGATGTTGAAGCCGAGGATGTCCTTGAAATCGGTCAAACCATTATTGCCGCCAAAGCCCATGTCGTTGCGGAAAAAGGCGAGCAGGAGGGCATAGGTCATCGCCTGGGTGATGATGGAGAGATAAACGCCGGTCACACGGGAGCGGAAGGCGAGCCAGCCGAAGACGAAGGCGAGGACCGCCGGGACCACAACCACCATGATGCAGGCAAACCAGAACATGTCAAAGCCGTGCCAGAACCAGGGCAGCTCTTTGTAATTCAGAAAGACCATGAAATCGGGCAGGATGGGATCGGCATAAACGCCGCGATCCCCGATCTGGCGCATCAGATACATGCCCATGGCATAGCCGCCGAGGGCAAAGAAGGCACCATGGCCTAGCGAGAGAATGCCGCAATAGCCCCAGACCAGATCCAGCGCCAAAGCGAGCATGGCATAGGTGAGGTATTTGCCGAACAGGGGGACAAAATAATCGGGCACCCGCAAGGCATGGCCATTGGGCAATAGCAGGTTGGAGGCGGGCACCAGAACGGCGATAGCGAGAAGGGCTGCAACAACCCAGATGGCTTTTTTATCCAGCGCGCGAAAAATCCATTGGGTAATCATGCGTCTACAGACCTTCCCTTGAGGGCGAACAGGCCACGCGGCCGCCGCTGGATGAAGAGAATGATGAAAACGAGGATCAGGATCTTGGCGAGCACGGCCCCGGCATAGGGTTCAAGAAACTTGTTGGCGATGCCAAGCGTCAGCGCGCCGACCAGCGTGCCCCAAAGATTGCCGACCCCGCCAAATACCACGACCATGAAACTGTCGATAATGTAGCTTTGCCCAAGGTTGGGGGAGACATTGTCGATCTGGCTGAGGGCCACACCGGCGATGCCGGCAATGCCTGAACCGAGGCCAAAGGTCAGCGCATCGACCCGAGGGGTCCTGATGCCCATGGAAGAGGCCATGCGCCGGTTCTGGGTGACGGCGCGCATTTGCAGCCCGAGCGGGGTGCGGTTGAGTACGGCGAGAAGGATGCCGAAGACGACGAGCGCGAAAACCACGATCCAGAGGCGGGAATAGGTGAGGGAGATGCCACCGAGTTCTACCGCGCCGGACATCCAGCCGGGATTGCCGACTTCGCGATTGTTGGGGCCGAATATGGTGCGTACGGCTTGTTGCAAAATGAGGGAAATGCCCCAGGTCGCCAGCAGGGTTTCCAGCGGGCGGCCATAGAGCCAGCGGATGACGCCACGCTCGATCGCCATGCCGACAAGGGCCGTGACCAGAAAGGCGAGGGGCAGCGCGATGGCGAGGGAATAGTCAAACAGGCCGGGAAAGCTGGTGCGGATAACCTCTTGCACAGCAAAGGTTGTGTAGGCCCCGAGCATGACGATTTCGCCATGGGCCATGTTGATGACGCCCATGACACCGAAGGTGATGGCAAGGCCGATGGCGGCAAGCAGCAGCACCGAGCCCAGCGAAATGCCGTACCAGACATTTTGCGCGGCGGCCCATGCGGCCAGATCGCGCTCTATGCCCGCAATGGCGGCTTCGATGACGGGCTTGAGTTCATCGGGCGCAGTCGCCAGTTCGGTGGTCAGAACCGCCATGGCGTCGCGGCCGCCTCTTGCCGTCAGCAGGGTGACGGCGGCCTGCTTTTCTTCAAGGGAGAAATCATTGCCCAGCACGATAACGGCACGGGCCTGTTCCAGAATTGCGCTGATATCAGCATCCTGCTCGGCGGCTAGGGCTGTATCGAGAAGTTCCAGCGAGGCCGGATTTGCGGTTTTCAGAATACTTTCAGCGGCGGTGCGGCGGATCTTGGGATCTGTGCTCATCAAGGTGAGCTGGCCGATGGCGGCGCTGATGGTGCGGCGCAAACCGTTATTCACCTTTATCTTTTCAACGTCGCGACGCCCGGTCGTGCCCAGATCGGCACCGGTGCGGGGATCGGAGATGGCGTAGCCATCGCCTTCGCGGACGGCGCGAACAACGTTGC carries:
- the urtC gene encoding urea ABC transporter permease subunit UrtC; the protein is MITQWIFRALDKKAIWVVAALLAIAVLVPASNLLLPNGHALRVPDYFVPLFGKYLTYAMLALALDLVWGYCGILSLGHGAFFALGGYAMGMYLMRQIGDRGVYADPILPDFMVFLNYKELPWFWHGFDMFWFACIMVVVVPAVLAFVFGWLAFRSRVTGVYLSIITQAMTYALLLAFFRNDMGFGGNNGLTDFKDILGFNIQSGGTRAALFAASAIALALAFLVCSAIVRSKLGKVMVAIRDAESRTRFLGYRVDNMKLFAFIVSAIIAGIAGALYVPQVGIINPGEFAPANSIEIVIWTAVGGRGTLIGPIIGAILVNAGKSWFTGILPEYWLFALGGLFVFVTIFLPKGIVGTFNSGWNAVRTRRMSARIEAGSDEDPKANQADTDALKPNPVA
- the urtB gene encoding urea ABC transporter permease subunit UrtB — encoded protein: MNSIARILTILIFGLMTVCTANAQTATADIESLIAALPEGNFNDRAAVIEQLAATGETDLVSLFEALSDGDLYVEKSNGNVVRAVREGDGYAISDPRTGADLGTTGRRDVEKIKVNNGLRRTISAAIGQLTLMSTDPKIRRTAAESILKTANPASLELLDTALAAEQDADISAILEQARAVIVLGNDFSLEEKQAAVTLLTARGGRDAMAVLTTELATAPDELKPVIEAAIAGIERDLAAWAAAQNVWYGISLGSVLLLAAIGLAITFGVMGVINMAHGEIVMLGAYTTFAVQEVIRTSFPGLFDYSLAIALPLAFLVTALVGMAIERGVIRWLYGRPLETLLATWGISLILQQAVRTIFGPNNREVGNPGWMSGAVELGGISLTYSRLWIVVFALVVFGILLAVLNRTPLGLQMRAVTQNRRMASSMGIRTPRVDALTFGLGSGIAGIAGVALSQIDNVSPNLGQSYIIDSFMVVVFGGVGNLWGTLVGALTLGIANKFLEPYAGAVLAKILILVFIILFIQRRPRGLFALKGRSVDA